In one window of Desulfonatronum thioautotrophicum DNA:
- a CDS encoding chemotaxis protein CheA: protein MDQDFIQDFVAETFDLLDEVEPQLIELSTGESPRCASTETLNAVFRLFHTMKGGAGFLGLSTVSGVTHEAETLLDLFRKGKGTLCTEHVHTLCATIDFIRLLLKNVAATGTEVGHEHGARHVTDKLRALIAEVSGRAEQIERQPEALSPAQPPAEEDQTRISAGADAPPPTAQSGPAVTPAMRASYAQEAEDALDQAEHALLALESPAGQEVHDGNLGAALRALHSIKGNSGFMGFADVEALAHRMESALELLRNGTAAIQPGITGMLLKMIDMLRATVAEIAGGGQGEIQGRDIYLDLLDDTVPGLVQARNQDAALAGDPAAQEIPVAVPAAPVAETPPAPPDPRPVTRTEQPAATAQPAPPKSPPQAPPSPPPAAPAGVQTRQDIRVDIQKLDALVNLVGELVIAESMVTRHPHVAEAEIESLDRATHLLRRVSRDLQDVVMSARMIPLAGTFRKMIRLVHDLAGKSGKQIALKLVGEATEVDKTVIEQIGDPLVHIIRNAADHGVEHPGQRRDAGKAEQATITVEGRHEGGEVWIMISDDGRGLNRERILAKARDNGLVGAEADEWSDERVFRLIFEPGFSTAEQVTDVSGRGVGMDVVKKNIEKLKGRIDIRSRPGLGSTFILRIPLTLAIIEGMMVRVGEARYTIPLLAIRESVQPEPSWITTTPDGQESVRIRDDFYPVLRLHQRFNKTPDHTQLHKGILILVECDRRTIALFVDEILGRQETVIKGLSSFLGQSPGVSGCTILGDGQVSLILDVAGLVAEREER from the coding sequence ATGGACCAGGATTTCATTCAGGATTTTGTTGCCGAAACCTTTGACCTTCTGGACGAGGTCGAGCCGCAGCTCATCGAGCTGTCCACGGGGGAATCGCCCCGATGCGCCAGCACGGAAACGTTGAACGCGGTTTTCCGGCTTTTCCACACCATGAAAGGCGGAGCCGGATTCCTGGGGCTGAGCACGGTCAGCGGCGTAACCCACGAAGCCGAGACCCTGCTGGACCTGTTCCGCAAGGGCAAGGGAACCCTGTGTACAGAACATGTCCATACCCTCTGCGCGACCATCGACTTCATCCGCCTGCTTCTGAAAAACGTGGCCGCCACCGGCACGGAGGTCGGGCATGAGCACGGCGCCAGGCATGTCACGGACAAGCTGCGGGCCTTGATCGCCGAAGTCAGTGGCCGGGCGGAGCAGATTGAGAGGCAGCCTGAAGCCCTGTCCCCGGCCCAGCCCCCGGCTGAGGAAGACCAGACGCGGATATCGGCGGGAGCCGACGCACCTCCGCCCACGGCACAATCGGGTCCAGCGGTGACTCCAGCCATGCGCGCATCCTATGCCCAGGAGGCGGAGGACGCCCTGGACCAGGCCGAGCACGCTCTGCTCGCCCTGGAGAGCCCTGCCGGGCAGGAGGTGCACGACGGGAACCTGGGCGCTGCTCTCCGGGCCCTGCACAGCATCAAGGGCAACAGCGGTTTCATGGGCTTTGCCGATGTGGAAGCCCTGGCCCACCGCATGGAAAGCGCCCTGGAACTGCTGCGAAACGGAACCGCGGCCATCCAGCCCGGAATAACCGGCATGCTGCTCAAAATGATCGACATGCTCCGGGCAACCGTGGCGGAGATAGCCGGAGGCGGTCAGGGTGAGATTCAGGGGCGGGACATCTATCTGGACCTGCTTGACGACACCGTGCCCGGCCTTGTCCAGGCGCGGAACCAGGACGCGGCGCTTGCCGGCGATCCAGCAGCCCAGGAAATCCCTGTCGCTGTTCCAGCCGCGCCCGTTGCCGAGACCCCGCCTGCTCCACCTGACCCTCGGCCGGTCACGCGAACGGAGCAACCGGCCGCCACCGCGCAGCCCGCGCCTCCGAAAAGCCCGCCGCAAGCGCCGCCCAGCCCGCCACCCGCCGCCCCCGCGGGCGTGCAAACCCGCCAGGACATCCGGGTGGATATCCAGAAGCTGGACGCCCTGGTCAATCTGGTGGGCGAACTGGTCATCGCCGAGTCCATGGTCACCCGCCATCCCCATGTGGCCGAAGCCGAGATCGAGAGCCTGGACCGGGCCACGCATCTGCTTCGCCGGGTTTCCCGGGACCTGCAGGACGTGGTCATGTCCGCGCGGATGATTCCCCTGGCCGGAACCTTTCGCAAGATGATCCGCCTGGTCCATGATCTGGCTGGCAAGTCCGGCAAGCAGATCGCCCTGAAGCTGGTCGGCGAGGCCACGGAAGTGGACAAGACCGTGATCGAACAGATCGGGGACCCCCTGGTGCACATTATCCGCAACGCCGCGGACCACGGCGTCGAACACCCCGGGCAGCGCCGGGATGCCGGCAAGGCCGAGCAGGCGACCATCACCGTGGAAGGCCGGCACGAGGGCGGCGAGGTCTGGATCATGATCAGCGACGACGGCCGCGGGCTGAACCGGGAGCGCATCCTGGCCAAGGCCCGGGACAACGGGCTGGTGGGGGCGGAGGCCGATGAATGGTCCGACGAGCGGGTCTTCCGGCTGATCTTCGAGCCCGGATTTTCCACCGCGGAACAGGTCACGGACGTATCCGGGCGGGGCGTGGGCATGGACGTGGTCAAAAAGAATATCGAAAAACTCAAGGGCCGCATCGACATCCGCAGCCGTCCCGGACTGGGCAGCACCTTCATCCTGCGCATCCCTCTGACCCTGGCCATCATCGAGGGGATGATGGTCCGGGTGGGCGAGGCCCGGTACACCATCCCGCTGCTGGCCATCCGGGAATCGGTTCAACCGGAACCGTCCTGGATCACCACCACCCCGGACGGCCAGGAGTCCGTGCGCATCCGGGACGATTTCTACCCCGTCCTGCGCCTGCACCAGCGCTTCAACAAGACCCCGGACCATACGCAACTCCACAAGGGCATCCTGATCCTGGTGGAATGCGACCGGCGGACCATCGCCCTGTTCGTGGACGAAATCCTCGGCCGCCAGGAAACCGTGATCAAGGGGCTGTCGAGCTTCCTGGGCCAGTCACCGGGCGTTTCCGGCTGCACCATCCTCGGGGACGGCCAGGTCAGCCTGATTTTGGACGTGGCCGGGCTGGTGGCGGAGCGAGAGGAGAGATGA
- a CDS encoding ATP-binding protein, with amino-acid sequence MTSAPHSSSPTATPRSLATQALLRVVPPVMVVLLLLFGIFSALNQRAIEAEAELRLEKILEHAQDLLLDAISALQGQARMLATNDLVIHALRETGQGADQLSLLFQSLGAVAGTKANARFSLLDFLGREIHANTVSGMDMDPDLLGGFASEPLAQGREVLLLDRRGLFLATPVYLKDRVEGSVAVALHPVAMQALFGVLDRLGQAVVLLDPGGVPLISNQAYRNATGNRPIPFPSSWRSTQRPLTIAGPGQFRLVVGMPLADIHVVDHFRQLTILVGLTLAAMLAAILLVARLAVRPVAQLEQALGTISGQPDLSVRLSPSGPREAQSLARAFNLALERLEASHTSKQRMDQFLANSPSVIYAYSLDQDGTPRISYISDNLRRILGYAPEAFNAGMEFWKSRAHPDDLPGLSRKFSGESSRDEYRFKNAKGEYRWISDQQTPVPSPGGRVEIIGAWWDVTERKQAEEGLRRFAEQLEMRNMELDLALAQAQAATQAKGEFLANMSHEIRTPMNGVIGMTELLLKTQLNATQRRYAETVRASGEALLRIINDILDYSRIESGKLELDCVEFDLRALLDEVTALMAFKAGEKGLHFTCTADPDVPCRLIGDPGRLRQILINLTGNAVKFTEQGEVVVRVALVHGSRFNGSTVSEEMKRDVDVGATGGRPMVAAPNEPTPDSTTPPTVNREPLNLEPRIVNLLFTIRDTGIGIPADKQDRLFQSFSQVDTSTTRRYGGTGLGLAISRQLVELMGGEIGVDSLDGLGTTFWFSVRLPLAAATCTPPPNPKILPDYSHLNARILVAEDNSVNQQVAVDLLQKMGLSADVATNGLEALAALKAIPYDLVLMDVMMPEMDGLEATKRIRSQESEVRSQESEEERTVSGPQVSGLRSQPSSSRRTPVIALTAGAMQQDREKCFQAGMDDFMAKPVSAARLAEVLEKWLPILENGQPTTGVGHEIPGDAEQGNGGNGRIAKQDDNHSMPQQEPGVADDLPVFDKMKLLNELGGDAVMAMRIVLGSLEQNTERLKLLLQAVQDADAILVREHAHFLKGSALTIGAEAFARLTHQLEQAGKDMDYPGISKLGAHLEPEFQRLKACVRKAFTDPASGVDDSEAPSK; translated from the coding sequence GTGACCAGCGCTCCCCACTCATCCTCTCCCACCGCTACTCCCCGCAGCCTGGCAACCCAGGCTCTGCTCCGGGTGGTACCGCCGGTGATGGTCGTTCTGCTGCTGCTCTTCGGTATTTTCTCGGCCTTGAATCAACGCGCCATCGAGGCCGAGGCGGAACTGCGTCTGGAAAAGATCCTTGAGCATGCACAGGATCTGCTGCTTGACGCCATTTCGGCACTGCAAGGCCAGGCGCGCATGCTGGCGACCAACGACCTGGTGATCCACGCTCTGCGCGAGACGGGCCAGGGGGCCGATCAGCTTTCCCTGCTCTTCCAGTCCCTGGGGGCTGTTGCCGGTACCAAGGCCAATGCCCGCTTCTCCCTGCTCGACTTTCTGGGCCGGGAAATTCACGCCAATACCGTGTCCGGCATGGACATGGACCCGGATCTTTTGGGCGGGTTTGCCTCGGAGCCGCTCGCCCAGGGCCGGGAGGTGCTTCTCCTGGATCGTCGGGGGCTGTTTCTCGCCACACCCGTATATCTGAAAGACCGCGTCGAGGGGAGCGTGGCCGTGGCTTTGCATCCCGTGGCCATGCAAGCCCTGTTCGGCGTCCTGGATCGGTTGGGGCAGGCCGTGGTTCTGCTCGATCCCGGCGGTGTACCGCTCATCTCCAATCAGGCCTATCGAAACGCAACCGGGAACCGGCCCATTCCCTTTCCATCCTCCTGGCGCAGCACCCAGAGGCCGTTGACAATCGCGGGACCGGGCCAGTTCCGGCTGGTTGTCGGCATGCCTCTGGCCGACATCCACGTCGTTGACCACTTTCGGCAACTGACCATCCTGGTCGGGCTGACCCTGGCCGCGATGCTCGCCGCCATCCTGCTGGTCGCCAGGCTGGCCGTGCGGCCCGTGGCTCAACTCGAACAGGCCCTGGGAACCATCTCCGGTCAGCCGGATCTCTCCGTCAGGTTGTCCCCCAGCGGCCCCCGGGAGGCGCAGTCCCTGGCCAGGGCCTTCAACCTTGCCCTGGAACGCCTTGAAGCTTCCCACACTTCCAAGCAGCGCATGGATCAATTCCTGGCCAACAGCCCGTCCGTGATCTATGCCTACTCCCTGGATCAGGACGGAACCCCGCGGATCAGCTATATCAGCGACAACCTGCGACGTATCCTGGGCTATGCCCCGGAAGCGTTCAATGCCGGCATGGAATTCTGGAAGAGTCGTGCTCATCCGGACGACCTCCCCGGCCTCAGCCGAAAATTCAGCGGTGAGTCCTCCAGGGACGAATACCGGTTCAAGAACGCCAAGGGCGAGTACCGCTGGATTTCCGATCAACAGACACCAGTGCCGTCCCCGGGTGGCCGGGTCGAGATCATCGGAGCCTGGTGGGACGTGACCGAGCGCAAGCAGGCCGAGGAAGGCCTGCGCCGGTTCGCCGAGCAGCTGGAAATGCGGAACATGGAGCTGGATCTGGCCCTGGCCCAGGCCCAGGCGGCCACCCAGGCCAAGGGCGAATTCCTGGCCAACATGAGTCATGAAATCCGCACACCCATGAACGGGGTGATCGGTATGACCGAACTGCTGCTCAAAACCCAGCTGAACGCCACCCAGCGTCGCTATGCCGAGACCGTGCGCGCCAGCGGAGAGGCGTTGCTGAGGATCATCAACGACATCCTGGACTACTCCAGAATCGAGTCCGGAAAGCTTGAGCTGGATTGCGTGGAGTTCGACTTGCGGGCCCTGCTCGACGAGGTGACGGCCCTGATGGCCTTCAAGGCCGGAGAAAAGGGTCTGCATTTCACCTGTACCGCGGACCCTGACGTGCCCTGTCGGCTCATCGGCGACCCCGGCCGTCTGCGTCAGATTTTGATTAATCTGACTGGGAATGCCGTGAAGTTTACGGAGCAGGGGGAAGTCGTGGTCAGGGTTGCATTGGTTCACGGTTCACGGTTCAACGGTTCAACGGTTTCTGAAGAGATGAAGCGCGATGTGGACGTAGGGGCGACCGGCGGTCGCCCTATGGTTGCCGCGCCCAATGAACCCACCCCCGACTCCACCACGCCCCCAACCGTGAACCGTGAACCGTTGAACCTGGAACCCCGAATTGTGAATCTGCTTTTCACGATCCGGGACACCGGCATCGGCATTCCCGCGGACAAGCAGGATCGACTGTTCCAGAGCTTCTCCCAGGTGGACACTTCCACTACGCGCCGCTACGGCGGTACCGGGCTGGGCCTGGCCATTTCCAGGCAGCTGGTCGAGCTGATGGGCGGGGAAATCGGCGTGGACAGTCTTGATGGCCTGGGGACGACCTTCTGGTTCTCGGTCCGCCTGCCTCTGGCCGCGGCCACCTGTACGCCTCCGCCCAACCCGAAAATCCTGCCCGACTACTCCCACCTCAATGCCCGTATCCTGGTGGCCGAGGACAATTCCGTGAACCAGCAGGTAGCCGTGGATCTGCTCCAGAAGATGGGTCTGTCCGCGGATGTCGCGACGAACGGCCTGGAGGCCCTCGCGGCCCTGAAAGCCATCCCCTACGACCTGGTGCTCATGGACGTCATGATGCCGGAGATGGATGGGCTGGAGGCGACGAAAAGGATCAGAAGTCAGGAGTCGGAAGTCAGAAGTCAGGAGTCGGAGGAAGAAAGGACTGTCTCTGGCCCTCAGGTCTCAGGTCTCAGGTCTCAGCCCTCATCTTCCAGGCGAACGCCGGTGATCGCCCTGACTGCCGGGGCCATGCAGCAGGATAGAGAGAAGTGTTTTCAAGCCGGAATGGACGATTTTATGGCCAAGCCGGTGAGTGCGGCCCGCCTGGCGGAAGTGTTGGAAAAATGGTTGCCGATACTGGAAAATGGCCAGCCAACGACAGGAGTCGGGCACGAAATACCCGGTGATGCGGAGCAGGGGAACGGGGGCAATGGGCGCATCGCGAAACAAGACGACAACCATTCAATGCCACAGCAGGAACCGGGCGTGGCGGACGATCTGCCTGTCTTCGACAAAATGAAGCTGCTGAACGAGCTGGGCGGCGATGCGGTTATGGCCATGCGCATTGTCCTGGGAAGTCTTGAGCAGAACACGGAGCGGCTGAAGTTGCTGCTCCAGGCCGTCCAGGACGCGGACGCGATTCTCGTCAGGGAGCATGCCCATTTTCTCAAGGGATCGGCCTTGACCATCGGGGCCGAAGCCTTTGCACGCCTGACCCACCAGCTGGAACAGGCCGGCAAGGACATGGACTATCCAGGCATCAGCAAACTTGGAGCACATCTGGAGCCGGAGTTTCAGAGACTGAAGGCATGTGTACGGAAAGCCTTCACGGACCCAGCATCCGGAGTTGACGATTCAGAAGCACCCAGCAAGTGA
- a CDS encoding PAS domain-containing protein, which produces MPDERVLLASFSVTAFPLPNNHVGVAFENITERKRAELEIRRQSGLIRTLLDSIPDFIFIKDTLGTYLVCNTEFAQHVGRHQDDIPGKTDYDLYSKGEADFFREHDRRMLELEKPRRNEEWVSYPDGRKVLLDTLKTPYRDADGTVLGIIGICRDITERKQAEDQLIKSERLLANALSIAQLGHWELDLTSRTFAFTDNFYEIFRTNASEMGGYAMSLDEYANRFLHPEDRHHVTEETRKALETSEPGYCRYLEHRILYADGSSGHISVRFFIEKDEHGKTVRSYGVNQDITERKRVEEELLAAKEQAEVASVAKSEFLANMSHEIRTPLNGIMGTMQLLETTTLDSEQRQYAQMAMGAANRLTRLLSDILDLSRVEAGKMSIHAAEFAVQELADSVCDLFRVAAREKNTSLECSVDPDTPSRLIGDEARVRQILFNLVGNALKFTDKGDVRLTMGPLSSPRPDACRLHFSVSDTGIGIPDDKLEQLFKPFVQVDNSYTRSFQGAGLGLAIVKRLLDLLGGRMCVDSTVGEGTTVHVVLPFKRAVREGILSDQKSWRLTSSKTQLRILLAEDEPSNAFAIRVLLEKAGHHVTLAENGRQALDLFADRDFDVILMDVQMPMMNGVETTRRIRAMEVQISRDNDSAVQDVGATRGRPSDESPDATGTASSTDPAVNREPGTVNQRKHIPIIALTAYAMNGDREKFLEAGMDAYLAKPVRMEDLVHALEEVTCKR; this is translated from the coding sequence ATGCCAGATGAACGGGTGCTGTTGGCCTCCTTCTCGGTGACGGCCTTTCCATTGCCGAACAACCATGTCGGCGTGGCCTTTGAAAACATCACGGAACGCAAGCGGGCCGAGCTGGAAATCCGGCGCCAAAGCGGACTGATCCGGACCCTGCTGGATTCCATCCCGGACTTCATCTTCATCAAGGACACCCTCGGCACCTATCTTGTGTGCAACACTGAATTCGCCCAACATGTCGGACGTCACCAGGATGATATCCCAGGAAAAACCGACTACGACCTTTATTCAAAAGGGGAGGCGGACTTTTTCAGAGAGCACGATCGTCGCATGTTGGAACTTGAAAAGCCGCGTCGTAACGAGGAATGGGTATCCTATCCCGATGGTCGCAAAGTATTGCTCGACACCCTGAAAACACCCTACCGGGACGCCGATGGGACCGTGCTTGGCATAATCGGGATCTGCCGAGACATCACGGAACGAAAACAAGCGGAGGATCAGCTCATCAAGAGCGAGAGGTTGCTTGCCAACGCCCTGAGCATTGCGCAGCTCGGACACTGGGAACTGGATCTCACCAGCCGCACATTCGCTTTTACGGACAACTTTTATGAAATATTCCGAACAAATGCTTCAGAAATGGGTGGATACGCGATGTCCCTGGATGAGTATGCGAACCGTTTCCTGCACCCCGAAGACCGCCATCACGTTACGGAGGAAACACGGAAAGCATTGGAAACAAGTGAACCTGGCTACTGCCGCTACCTTGAGCACCGCATCCTCTATGCCGACGGATCCTCTGGTCATATTTCGGTGAGGTTCTTCATTGAAAAGGATGAACACGGGAAGACAGTCAGATCTTATGGAGTGAATCAAGACATCACCGAGCGCAAGCGGGTCGAGGAGGAATTGCTGGCGGCCAAGGAGCAGGCCGAGGTCGCCAGCGTGGCCAAGTCGGAATTCCTGGCCAACATGAGCCATGAAATCCGCACTCCGCTTAACGGAATCATGGGCACGATGCAGCTTTTGGAGACAACGACCCTGGATTCCGAACAAAGACAATACGCGCAGATGGCCATGGGCGCGGCCAACCGGCTGACCAGACTGCTCTCGGACATCCTGGATCTGTCCAGGGTCGAGGCGGGCAAGATGTCGATCCATGCGGCAGAATTCGCGGTTCAGGAGCTTGCCGATTCCGTCTGCGATCTGTTCAGGGTTGCGGCCAGGGAGAAGAACACATCACTTGAATGTTCCGTGGACCCGGACACCCCGTCACGGCTGATCGGCGACGAGGCCCGGGTCCGGCAGATTCTGTTCAACCTGGTGGGCAATGCCCTGAAGTTCACGGACAAGGGCGACGTCAGGCTGACAATGGGCCCCCTGTCCAGCCCCAGGCCGGATGCATGCCGCCTCCATTTTTCCGTTTCCGACACCGGGATCGGCATCCCGGACGATAAACTGGAACAACTGTTCAAGCCTTTTGTCCAGGTCGACAATTCCTACACGCGCAGCTTCCAGGGGGCCGGGCTGGGTCTGGCCATCGTCAAGCGCCTCCTGGACCTGTTGGGCGGCAGGATGTGCGTGGACAGCACTGTCGGCGAAGGAACCACCGTGCATGTGGTCCTGCCGTTCAAAAGGGCCGTTCGGGAGGGCATTTTGAGTGACCAGAAATCCTGGCGGCTGACCAGCTCCAAGACGCAACTGCGCATTCTTCTGGCCGAGGATGAACCGTCCAACGCCTTCGCGATCCGCGTTCTTCTGGAAAAGGCAGGCCACCATGTGACCCTGGCCGAAAACGGCCGACAGGCCCTGGACCTGTTCGCGGACCGGGATTTCGACGTCATCCTGATGGACGTCCAGATGCCGATGATGAACGGCGTGGAGACGACACGGCGCATTCGCGCCATGGAGGTCCAGATATCACGCGACAACGATTCAGCGGTTCAAGACGTAGGGGCGACCCGCGGTCGCCCCTCTGACGAATCACCTGATGCAACTGGAACTGCCTCCAGTACGGACCCAGCCGTGAACCGTGAACCCGGAACCGTGAACCAGCGTAAGCACATCCCGATCATCGCCCTGACCGCCTATGCCATGAACGGTGACCGGGAGAAATTCCTGGAGGCCGGAATGGATGCGTACCTTGCCAAACCGGTACGGATGGAGGACTTGGTGCATGCGCTGGAAGAGGTGACCTGCAAGAGGTGA
- a CDS encoding PAS domain S-box protein, which produces MPKKSSPSITDTGIPSLAAQEFLDHAPVGVFTASPEGDLLYVNAVFSSIHGYDAPEEMIRVTGGNATRICIDPQDWHEIVRLLEHRNDVRGHECLMRRGDGGEVWVSHHVRAVRNREGRLVACQGFTTDITARKQAEECWRRTFDAVPDLIALIDTGHRILRVNQAMARQLNRTPEEIKGHTCYELVHCDCGPPKHCPHSTTIHSGNTACLETFEENLGGFFNVTTTPVYDTDGKLMGSLLIARDINEQKMAEQALRESERKYRELSALLRMMCDNVPDMIWAKDLEKKYIFANKAICRDLLNAVDTEEPVGKTDLFFAKRERLSHPDNPQWHTFGELCQDSDQATMAAGIPMQFDEYGNVQGKFLFLDVHKAPFINSDGRMIGTVGSARDVTERKNVEQEREKLQFQFLQAQKMETVGILAGGIAHDFNNLLHAMRVNIELLLQGKPAEHPDRSRLRSVIRAMDRAAELVRQLLLFSRKSEIRRVCVDLNAEVEHVARILERTIPRMVSLRLNLDPAINHISADPVQVEQILLNLAGNAVDAMPEGGQLELATGSVVLDADFVSHHPGSKPGPHVHLSVSDTGHGMDRETLNHVFDPFFTTKGVGKGTGLGLASVYGIVKAHEGYIHCQSEPDRGTTFSIYWPAEDQGAGASPHAVQAASYQGGSETILVVDDDPAIRELSREILEDMGYTVLSAADGEKALDIYREQGQGIDLVLMDLNMPGMGGRKCIQEILRIHPAAKVLISSGYPDSCSGSLPPLSDVTDYIRKPYKLADLAAKIRDVLGKK; this is translated from the coding sequence ATGCCCAAAAAATCCTCCCCCTCCATCACCGACACCGGGATTCCGAGCCTTGCGGCCCAGGAATTCCTGGATCACGCTCCCGTAGGAGTTTTCACTGCCTCACCGGAAGGCGATCTGCTCTACGTCAACGCGGTTTTTTCCAGCATCCACGGCTATGATGCGCCCGAGGAAATGATCAGGGTGACAGGGGGCAACGCCACCCGCATCTGCATCGACCCGCAAGACTGGCACGAAATCGTCCGGCTCCTGGAGCACCGCAATGACGTGCGGGGCCATGAATGTCTGATGCGTCGTGGGGATGGGGGTGAGGTCTGGGTGAGTCATCATGTTCGGGCCGTCCGGAACCGGGAAGGGCGGCTTGTGGCATGCCAGGGGTTCACGACGGATATCACTGCCCGCAAACAGGCCGAAGAGTGTTGGCGGAGGACATTCGACGCGGTGCCGGACCTGATCGCCCTGATTGATACCGGGCACCGCATTCTTCGGGTCAATCAGGCCATGGCCCGGCAGCTGAATCGTACCCCCGAGGAAATCAAGGGGCACACATGCTACGAACTGGTCCACTGTGATTGCGGCCCACCGAAGCACTGTCCACACAGCACGACCATACACAGCGGGAACACGGCGTGCCTGGAAACGTTCGAGGAAAACCTGGGGGGGTTTTTCAACGTGACCACAACACCGGTTTACGATACCGACGGCAAGCTTATGGGGAGTCTGCTCATTGCCCGGGACATCAATGAGCAAAAAATGGCCGAGCAGGCCCTGCGGGAAAGTGAGCGGAAGTACCGGGAGCTGTCCGCCCTGTTGCGCATGATGTGCGACAATGTGCCGGACATGATCTGGGCGAAGGATCTTGAAAAGAAATACATTTTTGCCAACAAGGCCATCTGCCGGGATCTGCTCAACGCCGTGGACACCGAGGAGCCGGTGGGCAAAACGGATTTGTTTTTCGCGAAACGGGAGCGCCTCAGCCATCCGGACAATCCGCAATGGCACACTTTCGGAGAACTCTGCCAGGACTCCGACCAGGCAACCATGGCCGCCGGCATTCCGATGCAGTTTGACGAGTACGGCAATGTGCAGGGGAAGTTTCTTTTCCTGGATGTCCACAAGGCCCCGTTCATTAACTCGGATGGCAGAATGATCGGCACCGTTGGGTCGGCCCGTGATGTCACTGAGCGGAAAAATGTCGAGCAGGAACGGGAAAAGTTGCAGTTCCAGTTCCTGCAGGCCCAGAAGATGGAGACCGTGGGCATTCTGGCCGGGGGAATAGCTCATGATTTCAATAACCTGCTGCATGCGATGCGGGTCAACATCGAGCTGCTGCTCCAGGGCAAGCCCGCCGAACACCCGGACAGGTCGCGGCTACGGAGCGTGATCCGGGCCATGGACCGGGCGGCTGAACTTGTGCGCCAGCTCCTGCTGTTCAGCCGCAAATCCGAAATCCGCAGGGTGTGCGTCGACCTGAACGCGGAAGTGGAGCACGTGGCCCGTATCCTGGAAAGGACCATTCCCAGGATGGTCTCCCTGCGGCTCAATCTTGATCCCGCGATCAACCATATCTCCGCCGACCCGGTACAGGTCGAACAGATTTTGCTCAATTTGGCCGGCAATGCCGTGGACGCCATGCCGGAAGGCGGGCAGCTCGAACTGGCCACTGGCAGCGTGGTGCTGGATGCGGATTTCGTCTCCCACCATCCTGGTTCCAAGCCGGGCCCCCATGTCCACCTGTCTGTTTCGGACACGGGCCACGGCATGGACAGGGAAACCCTGAATCACGTCTTCGATCCCTTCTTCACCACCAAGGGCGTGGGCAAGGGCACGGGCCTGGGACTGGCCTCGGTCTACGGCATCGTCAAGGCCCATGAGGGCTATATCCATTGCCAAAGTGAACCGGACAGAGGAACGACTTTCAGTATTTACTGGCCGGCCGAGGATCAGGGCGCAGGTGCATCGCCTCATGCCGTCCAGGCTGCATCGTACCAGGGCGGCAGCGAAACCATTCTGGTGGTGGACGATGACCCGGCAATTCGGGAACTCAGCCGGGAAATACTGGAAGATATGGGCTACACCGTCCTCAGCGCGGCCGATGGCGAGAAAGCCCTGGACATATATCGTGAACAGGGACAGGGCATCGATTTGGTGCTGATGGATCTGAACATGCCCGGCATGGGCGGCCGGAAATGCATCCAGGAGATTCTGCGGATCCATCCCGCGGCCAAGGTGCTGATATCCAGCGGCTATCCGGACAGCTGTTCCGGGAGCCTGCCTCCGCTGTCCGATGTCACGGATTACATCCGCAAGCCCTATAAGCTGGCGGATCTGGCGGCAAAGATCCGGGATGTGCTGGGCAAGAAATGA